From Pagrus major chromosome 18, Pma_NU_1.0, a single genomic window includes:
- the LOC141013576 gene encoding uncharacterized protein: MRRRLTVTQVLDSLFGENEGEDTEQHSDTDEQVSEEEDNVEYHPEDTDTSDESDEEVTGGEAAPAERFKSKNGKIFWSSVPHDEHGRAAAANVIKMTPGITRFAVTRVSDIKTCFELFMPLLLKRVIIAVTNLEGKKVHGDMWKDIDEEYLDAYIGVLLLAGVYRSCNEATESLWDASTGRNIFRATMSLQTFRMISRVLRFYNRDTRARSDKLAPIRDVWERWTQLLPLMFNPGPEVTVDERLVPFRGKCPFRQYIPSKPGKYGIKIWAACDAKTSYAWKLQIYTGKAASGIPEKNQGKHVVLDMTAGLQGHNITCDNFFTSYDLGQELLRRKLTMVGTVKKNKPELPAEILQVKDRAPLSSKFAFTDTTTVVSYCPKRKRNVILMSTLHKDAAVSSGSDKKPTIILDYNKNKGGVDNLDKLTATYTCQRMTRRWPMVVFYNILDVSACNAFVLWTHIHQGWNSTKKAKRRMFLEELGNSLVKPHIERREQLPRDPDAAALVRQLQSSPCTPSTSSATQRAPLRPPDSKRKRCQVCPSSKDRKTNVLCFKCKKYLCKEHTKSISVTEVTVRLSGVIKPSLLLLQVLCGDKLHPRLRVVRYRQLSSRATWPPRWWRGSLSWTGGSEPMSHKEENDGSPAPAQTGAAVTGARVVIRASSKHRQQQDDKSQQTPSTPQPSLSKSELTQSVGQFLHNYD, translated from the exons ATGAGAAGAAGACTTACAGTGACCCAAGTTCTGGATAGTCTTTTTGGTGAAAATGAGGGAGAGGACACAGAGCAGCATAGCGATACGGATGAGCAGGTTTCTGAGGAGGAAGACAATGTGGAGTATCATCcagaagacacagacacatctgATGAGTCTGATGAGGAGGTCACCGGTGGtgaagctgctcctgctgaaaGATTCAAGTCCAAAAATGGTAAGATCTTTTGGAGCTCAGTACCTCATGATGAACATGGCAGGGCAGCTGCTGCAAATGTCATCAAAATGACCCCTGGAATCACAAGGTTTGCTGTGACAAGAGTCAGTGACATCAAGACATGTTTTGAGCTATTTATGCCATTGTTACTAAAAAGAGTCATCATTGCTGTGACAAAcctggaaggaaaaaaagtccATGGCGACATGTGGAAAGACATTGATGAGGAATACCTGGATGCCTATATTGgtgttcttcttcttgctgGAGTGTACAGATCCTGCAATGAGGCCACTGAGAGTCTTTGGGACGCATCGACAGGCAGAAATATTTTCCGAGCAACAATGTCACTTCAGACCTTTCGCATGATATCAAGAGTCCTCAGATTTTACAACAGAGATACCAGAGCAAGATCTGACAAGCTTGCCCCCATCAGGGATGTCTGGGAGAGATGGACGCAGCTCCTTCCACTGATGTTCAACCCAGGGCCAGAGGTGACAGTGGATGAACGTCTTGTCCCTTTCCGAGGAAAATGCCCCTTCCGGCAATACATACCCAGTAAGCCAGGGAAGTACGGCATAAAAATCTGGGCAGCCTGCGATGCAAAAACCAGCTATGCCTGGAAACTACAGATTTACACAGGCAAAGCTGCGAGTGGCATCCCTGAGAAGAACCAAGGAAAACATGTGGTCCTCGATATGACTGCTGGACTGCAGGGTCACAATATCACTTGTGACAATTTTTTTACCAGCTATGACCTTGGACAAGAACTTCTCAGGAGGAAACTTACCATGGTGGGCacagtgaagaaaaataaacctgAGCTACCTGCTGAAATCTTGCAGGTGAAGGACAGGGCTCCACTTTCCTCAAAGTTTGCTTTTACAGACACCACCACTGTTGTCTCATATTGTCCAAAAAGAAAACGGAATGTGATACTTATGTCAACTCTTCACAAAGATGCAGCTGTGTCATCAGGAAGTGACAAAAAGCCCACAATCATCCTCGactacaacaaaaacaaaggaggagTGGACAACCTGGACAAGCTGACTGCCACCTACACTTGCCAGCGAATGACCAGGAGATGGCCAATGGTTGTGTTTTACAACATCCTTGATGTGTCTGCATGTAACGCATTTGTGTTGTGGACCCACATCCACCAAGGGTGGAACTCAACCAAAAAAGCCAAGCGGAGAATGTTTCTTGAGGAGCTGGGAAATTCACTTGTCAAGCCACACATTGAGCGAAGGGAACAGTTGCCCAGAGACCCAGACGCTGCCGCCTTGGTCAGACAGCTGCAGAGCTCACCTTGCACTCCGTCCACGTCATCAGCAACACAAAGAGC CCCACTCAGGCCACCTGACTCTAAAAGAAAGAGGTGTCAAGTCTGCCCAAGCAGtaaggacagaaagacaaacgtATTGTGCTTCAAGTGCAAGAAATATCTCTGCAAAGAACACACTAAAAGT ATCAGTGTGACGGAGGTGACGGTGCGTCTAAGCGGGGTCATCAAACCGTcactactgctgctgcaggtgttgTGCGGAGACAAACTGCACCCGAGGCTCCGTGTTGTCCGTTACCGTCAGCTCTCCTCCCGGGCGACCTGGCCTCCC CGGTGGTGGCGGGGGAGTTTGTCCTGGACGGGGGGCAGCGAGCCAATGAGCCACAAAGAAGAGAATGATGGATCCCCGGCCCCGGCTCAAACGGGGGCTGCTGTCACGGGGGCTCGCGTGGTCATTAGAGCGAGCTCCAAACAccggcagcagcaggatgacAAATCACAACAAACTCCCAGCACGCCACAGCCCTCTCTCTCCAAATCTGAACTAACGCAGAGTGTTGGACAGTTTCTGCACAACTATGATTAA